In one window of Episyrphus balteatus chromosome 3, idEpiBalt1.1, whole genome shotgun sequence DNA:
- the LOC129916372 gene encoding eukaryotic translation elongation factor 2, with the protein MVNFTVDEIRGLMDKKRNIRNMSVIAHVDHGKSTLTDSLVSKAGIIAGAKAGETRFTDTRKDEQERCITIKSTAISMYFEVEEKDCVFITNPDQREKDERGFLINLIDSPGHVDFSSEVTAALRVTDGALVVVDCVSGVCVQTETVLRQAIAERIKPILFMNKMDRALLELQLEAEELYQTFQRIVENVNVIIATYNDDGGPMGEVRVDPSKGSVGFGSGLHGWAFTLKQFSEMYSEKFKIDVVKLMNRLWGENFFNGKTKKWSKQKEADNKRSFCMYILDPIYKVFDAIMNYKKEEIPTLLEKIGVTLKHEDKDSDGKKLLKTVMRTWLPAGESLLQMIAIHLPSPVIAQRYRMEMLYEGPLDDEAAVAVKNCDPNGPLMMYISKMVPTTDKGRFYAFGRVFSGKVATGQKARIMGPNYVPGKKEDLYEKAIQRTILMMGRYVEAIEDVPSGNICGLVGVDQFLVKTGTISTFKDAHNMKVMKFSVSPVVRVAVEPKNPADLPKLVEGLKRLAKSDPMVQCIIEESGEHIIAGAGELHLEICLKDLEEDHACIPLKKSDPVVSYRETVFEESNQMCLSKSPNKHNRLLMRAVPMPDGLPEDIDKGDVSSKDDFKVRARYLAEKYDYDITEARKIWCFGPDGTGPNFIMDCTKSVQYLNEIKDSVVAGFQWATKEGVLADENMRGVRFNIYDVTLHADAIHRGGGQIIPTARRVLYASAITASPRLMEPVYLCEIQCPEVAVGGIYGVLNRRRGHVFEESQVVGTPMFVVKAYLPVNESFGFTADLRSNTGGQAFPQCVFDHWQVLPGDPMDIGTKPYQIVQDTRKRKGLKEGLPDVTQYLDKL; encoded by the exons ATG GTTAACTTCACCGTAGATGAAATCCGTGGCTTGATGGACAAAAAACGGAACATCCGTAATATGTCTGTCATTGCTCACGTCGATCATGGAAAATCTACCCTGACCGATTCTTTG GTCTCCAAGGCTGGTATTATTGCCGGAGCCAAAGCTGGTGAAACTCGTTTCACTGACACCCGTAAGGACGAGCAGGAAAGATGCATCACCATCAAGTCAAC tGCCATCTCTATGTACTTCGAAGTTGAAGAAAAGGATTGCGTATTCATCACCAATCCCGACCAACGTGAAAAGGACGAAAGGGGTTTCTTGATCAATTTGATCGATTCACCCGGTCACGTTGATTTCTCATCTGAAGTAACAGCTGCTCTTCGTGTAACTGATGGAGCTTTGGTTGTCGTCGATTGTGTTTCTGGTGTGTGTGTACAAACCGAAACTGTATTGCGTCAAGCCATTGCTGAACGTATTAAGCCAATTTTGTTCATGAACAAGATGGACCGTGCTCTTTTGGAATTGCAATTGGAAGCTGAGGAGCTTTACCAAACTTTCCAGAGGATTGTTGAGAACGTTAACGTTATCATTGCTACTTACAATGATGATGGTGGTCCAATGGGAGAGGTGCGTGTCGATCCATCAAAGGGTTCAGTTGGTTTCGGTTCCGGTCTTCACGGATGGGCCTTCACCTTGAAACAGTTCTCTGAGATGTACTCTGAGAAATTCAAGATCGATGTTGTTAAGCTAATGAACCG tcttTGGGGTGAAAACTTCTTCAACGGTAAGACCAAGAAATGGTCCAAGCAAAAGGAAGCCGACAACAAGCGTTCCTTCTGCATGTACATCTTGGATCCAATCTACAAGGTCTTCGATGCCATCATGAactacaaaaaagaagaaattccaACTCTTTTGGAAAAGATTGGAGTTACCTTGAAGCACGAAGACAAGGACAGTGACGGCAAGAAACTCTTGAAAACCGTCATGCGTACCTGGTTGCCAGCTGGAGAATCATTGTTGCAGATGATTGCCATCCATTTGCCATCACCAGTTATTGCTCAAAGATACCGTATGGAGATGTTGTACGAGGGACCACTCGATGATGAGGCTGCTGTTGCTGTAAAGAACTGTGATCCAAATGGTCCACTTATGATGTATATTTCCAAGATGGTACCAACAACCGATAAGGGTCGTTTCTACGCTTTCGGTCGTGTGTTCTCCGGTAAGGTTGCAACTGGCCAAAAGGCACGTATCATGGGACCCAACTATGTTCCCGGCAAGAAGGAAGATTTGTACGAAAAGGCCATCCAACGTACTATCTTGATGATGGGTCGTTATGTTGAAGCTATTGAGGATGTTCCATCTGGTAACATTTGCGGTCTTGTTGGTGTCGATCAGTTCTTGGTTAAGACCGGAACCATCAGTACATTCAAGGATGCCCACAACATGAAG GTCATGAAATTCTCTGTATCACCTGTTGTGCGTGTTGCTGTCGAGCCCAAGAACCCAGCCGATTTGCCAAAACTTGTTGAAGGTCTTAAACGTTTGGCCAAATCCGATCCTATGGTACAATGTATCATTGAAGAATCTGGAGAGCACATCATTGCTGGTGCCGGTGAATTGCATTTGGAAATTTGTTTGAAGGATCTTGAAGAAGATCACGCTTGCATTCCTTTGAAAAAATCCGACCCCGTTGTGTCGTACCGTGAAACCGTTTTCGAAGAATCCAACCAAATGTGTTTGTCAAAATCTCCAAACAAGCACAACCGTTTGCTTATGAGGGCTGTTCCTATGCCTGATGGTCTCCCAGAAGATATCGACAAGGGTGATGTCAGCTCAAAGGACGATTTCAAGGTTCGCGCACGTTACTTGGCTGAGAAGTACGATTACGATATTACAGAAGCACGTAAGATCTGGTGTTTCGGTCCTGACGGTACTGGTCCAAATTTCATCATGGATTGCACCAAGTCTGTCCAATACTTGAACGAAATCAAGGATTCCGTTGTAGCTGGTTTCCAATGGGCGACAAAGGAAGGTGTTTTGGCTGATGAAAACATGCGTG GTGTCCGTTTCAACATTTACGATGTTACCTTGCACGCTGATGCTATCCATCGTGGTGGTGGCCAGATCATTCCAACTGCTCGTCGTGTCTTGTACGCTTCAGCTATTACCGCCTCTCCACGTCTGATGGAGCCAGTCTACTTGTGTGAAATCCAATGTCCAGAAGTTGCTGTTGGTGGTATCTACGGTGTCTTGAACAGACGTCGTGGTCACGTTTTTGAAGAAAGTCAAGTTGTCGGTACACCAATGTTCGTCGTCAAGGCTTACTTGCCTGTAAACGAATCATTCGGTTTCACTGCTGATTTACGTTCAAATACTGGTGGACAAGCCTTCCCACAGTGCGTCTTCGACCATTGGCAAGTTCTCCCCGGTGACCCAATGGACATTGGCACCAAGCCATACCAAATCGTGCAGGACACACGTAAACGTAAGGGTCTTAAGGAAGGTCTCCCAGATGTTACTCAATACCTAGACAAATTGTAA
- the LOC129916239 gene encoding protein Aatf, with product MSKKYKNKSLSERVSENLNPHLNDSDNTSEDEETPKVTHFDEDDYNLGQDESIKSLSEIRKRNVKLLSEQSNKYSGVIASRKNYDMSDIDDDDSQTSAPEDSEIFKNDPNDSENDNSKEEDSDADQISNEVADYSTNEDEEPGDTELVSAKNNKLETEKGICVQNQLSIWEKLLEIRIHSQKMLNKANSLPDPIDFNKLSSNKEFKDTTQDVKKNAEILLEKLIETQVTLANQFSEIKKLGLSARKRTNSRSSGEGSDYSSKKFAPAIEENFEKFRPYRNTVLLKWEDRTKLLAPSSGKQRKQLTEEFDIVKKVDNILMKRDEHIAKSQKLKGTYKLFGQNETNDSADGKADEIEVSSPHIYDDTDFYHSQLRELIEFKSNVSSDAFDVTKQFAELQKLRQKMKKKVDTRASKGRKIRYVVHNKLVNFMAPNDTTDWTDESKNELYRSLFVT from the exons atgtctaaaaaatataaaaataaatctctatCAGAGCGTGTATCAGAAAATTTGAATCCACATCTAAACGATTCAGACAACACCTCCGAAGATGAAGAAACACCTAAAGTAACACACTTTGATGAGGATGACTACAACTTGGGCCAGGACGAATCAATTAAATCCCTAAGCGAAATTCGCAAAAGAAATGTTAAATTACTATCTGAACAAAGCAATAAATACAGTGGTGTAATTGCATCGCGAAAAAACTATGATATGTCCGatattgatgatgatgatagtcAGACAAGCGCCCCTGAAGATTCTGAAATCTTCAAAAATGATCCAAATGATTCGGAGAATGATAATTCTAAGGAAGAAGATAGTGACGCAGATCAAATAAGCAATGAAGTTGCTGATTACAGCACGAACGAAGACGAGGAACCAGGTGACACCGAATTAGTATCTGCTAAAAACAACAAACTCGAAACCGAAAAGGGCATTTGTGTGCAAAATCAATTGTCCATCTGGGAGAAGCTATTGGAAATACGAATTCATTCACAAAAAATGCTCAACAAAGCAAATAGTCTACCTGATCCTATTGATTTCAATAAACTCTCCTCGAATAAAGAATTCAAGGACACAACTcaagatgttaaaaaaaatgccgAAATCCTTCTTGAGAAATTAATCGAAACTCAAGTTACACTtgcaaatcaattttcagaaataaaaaaacttggCCTTTCCGCCAGAAAAAGGACCAATTCACGATCGAGTGGCGAAGGTAGTGACTACTCTTCGAAAAAATTTGCTCCAGCTATTgaagagaattttgaaaagttccGCCCTTATCGCAATACAGTTCTTCTCAAATGGGAAGACCGTACGAAGCTGTTGGCTCCTTCGTCgggaaaacaaagaaaacaacttACTGAAGAGTTTGATATTGTTAAGAAAGTCGATAACATTTTAATGAAACGTGATGAACACATTGCAAAGTCACAAAAACTCAAAGGAACCTATAAACTGTTTGGCCAAAATGAAACCAATGATTCGGCGGATGGGAAGGCTGATGAAATAGAAGTTTCTAGTCCACATATTTATGATGATACAGATTTTTATCACTCTCAACTGAGGGAACTTATCGAATTCAAGTCAAATGTATCGTCGGATGCTTTTGATGTAACAAAGCAATTTGCTGAATTACAAAAACTTAgacaaaaaatgaagaagaaagtTGATACTAGAGCTAGTAAAGGTCGCAAAATAAG gtATGTTGTCCATAACAAACTAGTCAATTTTATGGCACCGAACGATACTACCGATTGGACAGATGAATCAAAGAATGAACTTTACAGGTCGCTGTTTGTAACGTAG
- the LOC129913057 gene encoding adipokinetic hormone/corazonin-related peptide receptor variant I isoform X2, which produces MPNAEAIENIYDHRTLTEWSEVDTAKELHLPNNMVFNDGHRLSIIVYSILMVISTIGNTTVLVLLTKRRLRGPSRIDIMLMHLAIADLLVTLLLMPLEIAWAYTVTWNAGDFMCRLMSFFRTFGLYLSSFVLVCISIDRFYAVLKPLNLSSSRGKVMLSFAWMGSIICSAPQAIIFHLERHPKIVWYEQCVTFHFFKDEFHEMCYQILGMLVMYALPLVIILFCYTSIYVEIYRKSKRFIKGTDKFRRSNDDVLGRAKRRTLKMTVIIVIVFIVCWTPYYIMCMWWWLDKESALKVDQRIQKGLFLFAVTNSCMNPIVYGAFNIRGREQSYNRSVNNRQTTLSKRFKDTQQFRNGRGISSNSMTVDDSLTTIIPPPQQTSLESTTTATSSPETKLTVCISFRFQLW; this is translated from the exons ATGCCTAACGCTGAAGCAATTGAGAATATTTACGACCATCGGACCTTGACTGAATGGTCAGAGGTTGACACGGCAAAAGAACTTCATTTGCCGAATAATATGGTCTTCAATGATGGCCATCGTTTATCAATCATTGTTTATAG CATTCTAATGGTCATATCGACCATTGGAAATACGACAGTTTTGGTTTTGTTGACAAAGCGCCGTCTGCGGGGGCCATCTAGAATTGATATCATGCTGATGCATTTGGCTATCGCTGATCTTTTGGTAACTCTTTTACTCATGCCTTTAGAAATTGCCTGGGCATATACTGTAACTTGGAATGCGGGTGATTTTATGTGTCGTTTGATGAGTTTCTTTAGAACTTTTGGGCTATATTTATCGagttttgttttggtttgcATATCAATTGATAG ATTCTATGCTGTTTTGAAACCATTGAATCTTTCAAGTTCGAGAGGAAAAGTTATGCTAAGCTTTGCATGGATGGGTTCGATTATATGTAGTGCTCCGCaa GCTATAATCTTTCATCTGGAAAGGCATCCGAAAATTGTCTGGTATGAGCAGTGTGtaacatttcattttttcaaagatGAATTTCATGAAATGTGCTATCAGATATTGGGAATGTTGGTAATGTACGCTTTGCCTTTGGTAATAATACTATTTTGTTATACCTCAATTTATGTGGAAATTTATCGGAAGAGTAAGCGATTCATAAAAGGCACAG ATAAATTTCGTCGATCGAACGATGATGTCTTAGGACGAGCAAAACGTCGAACACTTAAAATGACTGTGATAattgtgatagtttttattgTCTGCTGGACACCTTATTACATTATGTGCATGTGGTGGTGGTTGGATAAGGAATCTGCCCTTAAAGTTGATCAACGTATTCAGAAGGGACTATTTTTGTTTGCAGTAACAAACTCCTGTATGAATCCAATTGTTTATGGTGCCTTCAATATCCGAGGAAGGGAACAAAGTTATAATAGA tcgGTTAACAATCGTCAGACAACACTATCAAAGCGATTCAAAGATACACAACAGTTTAGAAATGGCAGGGGTATTTCATCGAATAGTATGACTGTGGACGATTCGCTGACCACAATTATACCACCGCCACAGCAAACTTCATTGGAATCAACAACGACAGCAACATCATCACCTGAAACTAAACTCACTGTTTGCATAAG CTTTCGTTTTCAGTTGTGGTGA
- the LOC129916378 gene encoding uncharacterized protein LOC129916378, with the protein MASMEINIHKGSGNFPAIDTENTLSNVTSIQSQLQSLYDCNDTSKNCYKYNNYKNINMNSSTEKLLKMHASNITNEHSIPPHINFQKSFDDNNSSVAVVGVGGGGSNNIKMTLETQHHQKNQNPELEAKTKTMLSELKKNLSPLMTTKKYAKEMTKEQADIGQVASDVANTSGLNNAKTATILVSKSKTKTGLPLLLKNSIN; encoded by the coding sequence ATGGCTTCAATGGAAATCAATATTCATAAAGGAAGCGGCAACTTCCCAGCTAtagacactgaaaatacactcTCGAATGTAACATCAATCCAATCACAATTGCAATCGTTATATGATTGCAATGATACATCAAAAAATTGCTATAAatacaataattataaaaatattaacatgAACAGTTCGAccgaaaaacttttgaaaatgcaCGCAAGTAACATAACGAACGAACATTCAATTCCTCCtcatattaattttcaaaaatccttcGATGATAATAACAGCTCTGTTGCAGTAGTTGGAGTTGGTGGTGGTGGatcaaataatattaaaatgacACTAGAGACCCAACaccatcaaaaaaatcaaaatcctgAATtggaagcaaaaacaaaaacaatgttatctgaattgaaaaagaatttatCGCCTctaatgacaacaaaaaaatacgctAAAGAGATGACTAAAGAGCAAGCTGATATTGGTCAAGTTGCTTCAGATGTAGCAAATACTTCAGGACTTAACAATGCTAAAACGGCTACAATACTTGTATCAAAGTCAAAAACTAAAACAGGACTTCCGTTGTTGTTAAAGAATTCAATAAACTAA
- the LOC129913057 gene encoding adipokinetic hormone/corazonin-related peptide receptor variant I isoform X1 has translation MPNAEAIENIYDHRTLTEWSEVDTAKELHLPNNMVFNDGHRLSIIVYSILMVISTIGNTTVLVLLTKRRLRGPSRIDIMLMHLAIADLLVTLLLMPLEIAWAYTVTWNAGDFMCRLMSFFRTFGLYLSSFVLVCISIDRFYAVLKPLNLSSSRGKVMLSFAWMGSIICSAPQAIIFHLERHPKIVWYEQCVTFHFFKDEFHEMCYQILGMLVMYALPLVIILFCYTSIYVEIYRKSKRFIKGTDKFRRSNDDVLGRAKRRTLKMTVIIVIVFIVCWTPYYIMCMWWWLDKESALKVDQRIQKGLFLFAVTNSCMNPIVYGAFNIRGREQSYNRSVNNRQTTLSKRFKDTQQFRNGRGISSNSMTVDDSLTTIIPPPQQTSLESTTTATSSPETKLTVCISCGDSIELPNLQSHNSSYHQSTDLQ, from the exons ATGCCTAACGCTGAAGCAATTGAGAATATTTACGACCATCGGACCTTGACTGAATGGTCAGAGGTTGACACGGCAAAAGAACTTCATTTGCCGAATAATATGGTCTTCAATGATGGCCATCGTTTATCAATCATTGTTTATAG CATTCTAATGGTCATATCGACCATTGGAAATACGACAGTTTTGGTTTTGTTGACAAAGCGCCGTCTGCGGGGGCCATCTAGAATTGATATCATGCTGATGCATTTGGCTATCGCTGATCTTTTGGTAACTCTTTTACTCATGCCTTTAGAAATTGCCTGGGCATATACTGTAACTTGGAATGCGGGTGATTTTATGTGTCGTTTGATGAGTTTCTTTAGAACTTTTGGGCTATATTTATCGagttttgttttggtttgcATATCAATTGATAG ATTCTATGCTGTTTTGAAACCATTGAATCTTTCAAGTTCGAGAGGAAAAGTTATGCTAAGCTTTGCATGGATGGGTTCGATTATATGTAGTGCTCCGCaa GCTATAATCTTTCATCTGGAAAGGCATCCGAAAATTGTCTGGTATGAGCAGTGTGtaacatttcattttttcaaagatGAATTTCATGAAATGTGCTATCAGATATTGGGAATGTTGGTAATGTACGCTTTGCCTTTGGTAATAATACTATTTTGTTATACCTCAATTTATGTGGAAATTTATCGGAAGAGTAAGCGATTCATAAAAGGCACAG ATAAATTTCGTCGATCGAACGATGATGTCTTAGGACGAGCAAAACGTCGAACACTTAAAATGACTGTGATAattgtgatagtttttattgTCTGCTGGACACCTTATTACATTATGTGCATGTGGTGGTGGTTGGATAAGGAATCTGCCCTTAAAGTTGATCAACGTATTCAGAAGGGACTATTTTTGTTTGCAGTAACAAACTCCTGTATGAATCCAATTGTTTATGGTGCCTTCAATATCCGAGGAAGGGAACAAAGTTATAATAGA tcgGTTAACAATCGTCAGACAACACTATCAAAGCGATTCAAAGATACACAACAGTTTAGAAATGGCAGGGGTATTTCATCGAATAGTATGACTGTGGACGATTCGCTGACCACAATTATACCACCGCCACAGCAAACTTCATTGGAATCAACAACGACAGCAACATCATCACCTGAAACTAAACTCACTGTTTGCATAAG TTGTGGTGACTCCATTGAACTTCCTAATCTACAAAGCCATAATAGCTCATATCACCAAAGCACAGATCTTCAATAA
- the LOC129916376 gene encoding homer protein homolog 2-like, with product MGEQPIFTCQAHVFHIDPKTKRTWITASMKAVAVSFFYDSSRNLYRIISVEGSKAVINSTITPNMTFTQTSQKFGQWSDVRANTVYGLGFASEAELTKFVEKFQEVKEATKNAMAKSSANGSAAATPTTSANTSPVTSRSGIMQNDNAPMMEHTVEPPNLSNTNTQNANPDSPSHKIIQSSNIATNDIKPPSSQLVGDIVGGHSGGPGSGGEQQLKYENERLKMALAQSCANAKKWEIELSTLKNNNIRLTSALQESTANVDEWKRQLHTYKEENIRLKREMDSTRQGAAPVPGGNDIAEDLRREIGLLKGRIESLEKELMNQEIELKAANRSLLDKSSEQTMAKLAELNQLFGKHLSDLLDVQKDMDKLIVPSKST from the exons ATGgg ggaacaACCAATTTTTACATGTCAAGCTCATGTATTTCACATTGATCCAAAAACGAAAAGAACATGGATTACGGCCAGCATGAAAGCTGTTGCAGTTAGTTTTTTCTATGATTCCTCACGAAATCTTTATCGAATAATAAGTGTAGAAGGAAGTAAAGCAGTTATCAATTCAACGATAACTCCCAATATGACATTTACACAAACTTCACAAAAGTTTGGCCAATGGAGTGATGTCCGTGCCAATACTGTGTATGGTTTAGGTTTTGCATCAGAAGCTGAATTAACAAAG TTTGTAGAAAAGTTTCAAGAAGTCAAAGAAGCAACTAAAAACGCAATGGCAAAGTCATCTGCAAATG gAAGCGCTGCAGCAACTCCTACAACATCGGCAAATACTTCGCCGGTTACATCTCGCAGTGGTATTATGCAAAATGACAATGCTCCCATGATGGAGCACACGGTTGAGCCACCAAATCTATCGAATACAAATACCCAAAATGCCAATCCCGATAGTCCTTCGCATAAAATAATTCAAAGCAGCAATATTGCTACCAATGATATCAAACCACCTAGTAGCCAGCTTGTGGGTGATATTGTGGGTGGTCATAGTGGTGGTCCTGGAAGTGGTGGCGAACAGcaattgaaatatgaaaatgaGAGACTCAAAATGGCCTTGGCTCAAAG CTGTGCCAATGCGAAAAAATGGGAAATTGAactttcaactttgaaaaataataatatccgTTTAACCAGTGCTCTGCAA GAATCAACAGCAAATGTTGATGAATGGAAACGACAACTTCACACTTACAAAGAAGAAAATATCCGACTTAAAAGAGAAATGGATTCAACTAGACAAGGTGCAGCACCTGTTCCAGGTGGTAATGATATAGCCGAAGATCTTCGTAGAGAGATTGGTTTGCTCAAAGGGCGAATAGAATCATTGGAAAAAGAATTAATGAATCAAGAAATTGAACTAAAAGCAGCTAATCGCAGTTTACTTGATAAAAGCAGCGAACAAACT atggCAAAACTGGCCGAGCTTAATCAGTTGTTTGGTAAACATCTATCAGATCTTCTCGATGTTCAAAAAGATATGGATAAGTTAATTGTGCCTTCAAAGAGTACTTGA
- the LOC129913055 gene encoding uncharacterized protein LOC129913055 isoform X3, with translation MKLLMLLFLAGVWSSISALSLDPAASGELEQYIKGDCVISMRHIRPRRKLHISIEALFMIDFPSLKHRMSFFLDRKQQRVTLDISFNSVTTSKHFDIPNINETSTIRSLALYFHKDKISLIVDCKEVSKHEIDLSLSKLYTQMEDPIIKLFRERKYPLHFDGTVEDALSRANCQKGLHRRGNRKMLKNRTSEKEKNKKRDVRDWFSQEPSGNNEPYRQTQGLSTIENINDVQRRGDIPVIPGDCEDALTKSLADLMALVKLLREDISHQRKEIAYLRTLIENCAGCKPDELKVASCRTANPCYPGAECYETPSGLRCGRCPHGLVGDGKNCKPGVSCADRPCFSGVQCHDTINGAQCDSCPIGYEGDGKTCTIRNACLDGPCPSGAIIVPSHNVQHYQRQYTARKYSVMTS, from the exons ATGAAGCTGCTTATGTTGTTATTTTTGGCTGGAGTTTGGAGTAGCATATCGGCCTTATCACTGGATCCag CGGCATCCGGGGAGTTGGAACAATATATTAAAGGAGACTGTGTTATATCTATGAGACAtattag acCTCGCCGAAAGCTTCACATATCAATTGAAGCTTTATTCATGATTGACTTTCCAAGCCTTAAACATCGAATGTCATTCTTTTTGGATCGCAAACAGCAACGTGTAACACTTGACATAAGTTTTAATTCAGTGACTACTTCGAAGCACTTTGATATTCCAAATATTAATGAAACAAGTACTATACGTTCATTGGCTCTTTATTTCCACAAAGATAAAATATCGCTAATTGTTGATTGCAAGGAAGTTTCCAAACATGAAATTGATCTCAGCCTGTCTAAGCTGTATACTCAAATGGAGGATCCAATTATAAAACTT TTCCGTGAACGCAAATATCCACTACATTTTGATGGTACGGTTGAAGATGCCCTCTCACGTGCTAATTGCCAAAAAGGATTACACCGACGTGGGAACAGAAAAATGCTGAAAAATCGAACGAGTGAAAAGG agaaaaataagaaacgCGACGTCCGAGATTGGTTCAGCCAAGAGCCATCAGGAAATAACGAACCCTATCGTCAAACACAGGGCTTATCGacaattgaaaatattaatgatGTGCAAAGGCGTGGAGATATTCCAGTGATTCCCGGTGATTGTGAAG ACGCCCTCACAAAATCACTAGCAGATTTAATGGCATTAGTGAAACTGCTCCGCGAGGATATATCACACCAACGCAAGGAAATCGCATATTTAAGAACTCTGATAGAGAACTGTGCGGGCTGCAAGCCAGATGAATTAAAAGTAGCTTCATGTCGCACCGCAAATCCTTGCTATCCTG GTGCTGAATGTTATGAGACGCCGTCCGGTTTGAGGTGTGGCCGTTGTCCTCATGGTCTTGTCGGTGATGGAAAAAACTGCAAGCCAGGAGTATCTTGTGCGGATAGACCATGTTTCTC tgGAGTTCAATGTCATGACACAATAAATGGTGCGCAGTGCGACTCTTGCCCCATTGGATATGAAGGTGACGGAAAAACCTGTACGATAAGGAATGCTTGCTTAGACGGACCATGTCCTTCCG